One window of Thalassovita mediterranea genomic DNA carries:
- a CDS encoding glutamate--cysteine ligase has translation MTTPTSDIDENAPRIESKSELVEWMEQGCAPKSDWRIGTEHEKFGFIRDGLKPLPYDGDVSIRAMLEGLADKFGWEPISESGLLIGLKKDGASVSLEPGGQFELSGAPLEHIHQTCNEVGDHLKEVREIADPLGIGFLGMGSSPLWTMAETPMMPKGRYAIMRDYMLKVGRLGREMMFRTCTVQVNLDFASEADMLKKFRVSLALQPLGTALFANSPFTEGRPNGFLSYRSHIWTDTDPDRSGMLPFMFEDGAGFERYVDYALDVPMYFVRRGGKYLDASGKSFRDFMHGKLDLLPGEKPAIDDFVDHLSTIFPEVRLKRFLEMRGSDSGPWSRLCAFSGFWTGILYEQSSLDAAWDLVKDWTAAEREAMRQSVRVLGLRTPVPGGGTLQDLAKQVLAISRNGLKARAKYNSSGDDETGFIAELDEIAESGLTPADRLLELYHGEWGRRVEPAFETLAY, from the coding sequence ATGACGACACCTACGTCAGACATCGACGAGAACGCCCCGCGTATCGAGTCAAAATCAGAGCTCGTCGAATGGATGGAGCAGGGCTGCGCGCCCAAATCCGACTGGCGGATTGGCACCGAACACGAGAAGTTCGGCTTCATTCGCGACGGGTTGAAACCGCTTCCATATGATGGCGACGTCTCGATCCGTGCCATGCTCGAAGGCCTGGCCGACAAGTTCGGATGGGAGCCGATTTCCGAATCGGGGCTGCTCATCGGTCTCAAGAAGGACGGTGCCAGTGTCAGCCTGGAGCCAGGCGGTCAGTTCGAGCTTTCGGGTGCGCCGCTGGAGCACATCCACCAGACCTGCAACGAGGTCGGCGACCATCTGAAAGAAGTGCGCGAGATCGCAGACCCGCTCGGTATCGGCTTTCTGGGCATGGGCTCGTCACCGCTGTGGACGATGGCCGAAACGCCCATGATGCCAAAAGGCCGTTACGCCATCATGCGGGACTATATGCTCAAGGTCGGGCGCCTCGGCCGTGAGATGATGTTCCGCACCTGCACCGTTCAGGTGAACCTGGATTTCGCCTCAGAGGCGGACATGCTGAAGAAATTCCGCGTGTCGCTGGCTCTGCAGCCGCTGGGCACGGCACTTTTTGCGAATTCGCCCTTCACCGAGGGGCGTCCAAACGGCTTCCTGTCCTATCGCTCTCATATCTGGACCGACACCGACCCGGACCGGTCCGGCATGCTCCCCTTCATGTTTGAGGATGGCGCAGGCTTTGAGAGGTATGTGGATTACGCCCTTGATGTGCCGATGTATTTTGTCCGCCGCGGCGGCAAGTATCTCGATGCCTCTGGCAAGAGCTTCCGCGACTTCATGCATGGCAAGCTGGACCTGTTGCCCGGCGAGAAGCCGGCCATCGACGATTTCGTCGACCACCTCTCCACCATTTTCCCGGAAGTGCGCCTGAAACGCTTCCTTGAGATGCGCGGCTCTGATTCCGGCCCATGGAGCCGGCTCTGCGCATTCTCCGGCTTCTGGACGGGTATCCTGTATGAGCAAAGCTCGCTCGACGCGGCATGGGACTTGGTGAAGGACTGGACCGCTGCAGAACGCGAAGCCATGCGTCAGTCCGTTCGGGTCCTTGGCCTTCGCACTCCGGTGCCTGGCGGCGGAACGCTTCAGGACCTCGCCAAGCAGGTTCTGGCTATCAGCCGGAATGGTCTCAAGGCGCGCGCCAAGTACAATAGCTCTGGCGACGACGAGACTGGCTTCATTGCGGAGCTGGACGAGATTGCAGAAAGCGGGCTGACGCCAGCTGATCGACTGCTTGAGCTCTATCATGGTGAATGGGGCAGGCGGGTCGAACCAGCCTTCGAAACGCTGGCCTACTAG
- the coxB gene encoding cytochrome c oxidase subunit II has product MLPFSAAAYAAVPEEGGINLQAAATRIMERLHWFHNYLLVIITLITLFVLALIVWVCIKYNKRANPVARKFSHNTPIEIVWTVVPVLILVAIAGPSFSNLFYQENQPDLEAIATAEGDDPNIYPDAAAKGWITVKAQGNQWNWTYSFPDELDGGGYPVEFVSNPLQRGLSSDQDTEASRGPRNLSTDYPLVLPVNRYIRYQTAASDVIHSWTVPAFGVKTDAVPGRLNEGWFLVEEEGTYYGQCSELCGKDHAYMPIEVRVVDQATYDTWISTLRSGDFEGAFGALDQAQVASNSDRAGAETRLARAE; this is encoded by the coding sequence ATCCTTCCTTTCAGCGCTGCAGCTTACGCCGCTGTACCTGAGGAAGGCGGAATAAATCTTCAGGCTGCCGCGACGCGAATCATGGAGCGTCTGCACTGGTTTCACAATTACCTGCTGGTGATCATCACGCTGATTACCCTGTTTGTGCTGGCGCTGATCGTCTGGGTCTGCATCAAGTACAACAAGCGGGCCAATCCGGTTGCCCGGAAATTCAGCCACAATACGCCGATTGAGATCGTCTGGACTGTCGTTCCTGTGCTGATCCTCGTTGCGATTGCTGGGCCGTCTTTCTCGAACCTGTTCTATCAGGAAAACCAGCCAGACCTTGAGGCGATCGCGACTGCAGAAGGCGACGATCCGAACATCTATCCTGACGCAGCAGCGAAAGGCTGGATCACGGTCAAGGCCCAAGGCAATCAGTGGAACTGGACCTATTCCTTCCCGGATGAGCTCGACGGTGGTGGTTACCCGGTAGAGTTCGTGTCGAACCCGCTGCAGCGTGGTCTGTCTTCAGACCAGGACACGGAGGCTTCTCGCGGCCCACGTAACCTGTCGACTGACTATCCGCTCGTGCTGCCGGTCAACCGCTACATTCGTTATCAGACCGCCGCGTCAGACGTCATCCACTCCTGGACTGTTCCGGCCTTCGGCGTGAAGACCGATGCCGTGCCCGGCCGTCTGAATGAAGGCTGGTTCCTGGTGGAGGAAGAAGGCACCTATTACGGCCAGTGCTCCGAGCTTTGCGGCAAGGACCATGCCTATATGCCGATCGAAGTCCGCGTTGTTGATCAGGCGACTTACGACACTTGGATTTCGACCCTTCGCTCTGGTGATTTTGAAGGCGCATTCGGTGCGCTGGACCAGGCTCAAGTTGCAAGCAATTCCGACCGAGCAGGCGCTGAAACGCGTCTTGCCCGCGCCGAGTAG
- a CDS encoding energy transducer TonB, whose protein sequence is MIRGALLAMSVVALGATVHAQSDADGDAQPILPPVPSYPPMAQMLGIEGYCEVRFSVDENGYTFSLTTSCTQPIFCYQSKRAVSLARFEPKRVGGRAMPRFNVVYPLMYMLGEEHDGVDTSGLNPCDERAVS, encoded by the coding sequence ATGATCAGAGGTGCTTTGTTAGCAATGAGTGTCGTTGCCCTGGGTGCAACTGTTCACGCTCAAAGCGATGCTGATGGGGACGCGCAGCCCATATTGCCGCCCGTGCCAAGCTACCCACCCATGGCTCAGATGCTCGGCATCGAGGGCTATTGCGAGGTCAGGTTTTCCGTCGACGAAAACGGCTACACATTTAGCCTTACAACTTCCTGCACCCAGCCGATCTTTTGCTACCAGTCCAAAAGGGCCGTTTCACTTGCTCGGTTCGAGCCCAAACGGGTCGGCGGCCGTGCTATGCCGCGGTTCAACGTGGTCTATCCGCTGATGTATATGCTGGGAGAAGAGCACGATGGCGTCGATACGAGTGGTCTCAACCCTTGCGACGAGCGCGCCGTTTCCTAG
- a CDS encoding UbiA family prenyltransferase translates to MNDPTTSDTTPETPETGAQPEAADSAESARANAPADSALPDWLTSLPDTLRPYAALARLDRPIGTWLVMLPALASLAYTRMETGFAWIDIWWDVLIIVGAVTMRGAACTWNDITDKDFDGAVARTANRPLPAGDVTVTQAYIFLGIQVAIAFIAWLCIPTDAKIVSLLALPLIAAYPFMKRVTWWPQVWLGFTINWGVLVAAAMATHVSFGTILLYLGFAAWTVGYDTIYAMQDREDDALIGVRSTARLLGEQTILGAFCFYLAATAFFGGAVAANGGMPLGVLAVIGFFAHAIWQVYKMNQDDDHALMVFKSNAWAALILVAGFTLSAII, encoded by the coding sequence ATGAACGATCCGACGACATCAGATACGACCCCTGAAACCCCGGAAACCGGCGCGCAGCCAGAGGCCGCTGATAGCGCAGAGAGCGCTCGCGCCAACGCGCCCGCAGACAGCGCACTGCCTGACTGGCTGACATCCCTTCCAGACACGCTGCGCCCCTATGCGGCGCTCGCGCGTCTGGATCGCCCTATCGGCACCTGGCTGGTCATGCTCCCGGCACTGGCCTCCTTGGCGTATACCCGCATGGAGACAGGCTTCGCATGGATCGATATCTGGTGGGATGTCCTGATCATTGTCGGCGCAGTGACCATGCGGGGTGCGGCCTGCACCTGGAACGATATCACGGACAAGGATTTTGACGGCGCTGTTGCTCGCACAGCTAACCGGCCCTTACCGGCTGGCGATGTCACTGTCACCCAGGCTTACATATTCCTCGGCATTCAGGTCGCGATCGCCTTCATTGCATGGCTATGCATTCCGACCGACGCAAAGATCGTCTCCCTGCTCGCCCTGCCCCTGATTGCCGCCTATCCATTTATGAAGCGTGTCACCTGGTGGCCGCAGGTCTGGCTCGGCTTTACCATCAATTGGGGCGTGCTGGTGGCGGCTGCGATGGCAACGCATGTCTCATTCGGCACTATCCTTCTCTATCTCGGCTTTGCGGCCTGGACCGTCGGCTATGACACTATCTACGCGATGCAGGACCGCGAAGACGACGCCCTCATCGGCGTCCGCTCGACGGCGCGCCTTCTGGGCGAGCAGACTATTCTTGGCGCGTTCTGTTTCTATCTCGCCGCCACGGCATTTTTCGGCGGCGCAGTTGCCGCAAATGGCGGCATGCCTCTTGGCGTGCTGGCCGTGATCGGCTTCTTCGCTCATGCCATCTGGCAGGTGTACAAGATGAACCAGGACGACGACCATGCGCTGATGGTGTTCAAGTCGAACGCATGGGCCGCGCTGATACTGGTGGCAGGCTTTACGCTCTCCGCCATCATCTAG
- a CDS encoding NAD-dependent succinate-semialdehyde dehydrogenase, protein MSVSSINPATEEIIETFEPHSQVDVDAALAKADERYAHWRLTNFDERAKLMEKAADVLESRVGDWAPAMSREMGKPLAQAEGELKKCAWVCRHYAEHAEAYLKDEKIKTDASQSFVRHLPIGPVLAVMPWNFPYWQVFRFAAPALMAGNVGLLKHASNVWRCALNIEDVFREAGFPDGCFQTLLIGSDDVENVLRDRRVRAATLTGSGPAGASVASISGDEIKPTVLELGGTDAFIVMPSADIESAVETAIDARVQNNGQSCIAAKRFFVHEDIYDEFRDRFVEGMKALKIGDPLADDTKIGPLAMKSLRDDLAEQVDKSVAAGAKPLLETPSLPDKGWWYAPQILDEAPESAPAAHEEMFGPVASLWKVSSLSQAIDRANDSPFGLGSSICTTEKTEIETAIRDLDAGSTFVNAKVASDPRLPFGGVKSSGYGRELASDGIRAFIHRKTVSIA, encoded by the coding sequence ATGAGTGTCAGCTCCATCAATCCCGCCACCGAAGAAATCATCGAAACATTCGAACCGCACAGTCAGGTCGACGTGGATGCTGCGCTTGCCAAGGCAGATGAACGATACGCCCACTGGCGTCTGACGAACTTTGATGAGCGCGCAAAGCTGATGGAAAAGGCGGCCGACGTGCTGGAGAGCCGCGTTGGCGACTGGGCCCCGGCCATGAGCCGCGAGATGGGCAAACCACTGGCGCAGGCTGAAGGCGAACTAAAGAAATGCGCCTGGGTCTGCCGCCACTATGCCGAGCACGCCGAAGCCTATCTCAAGGACGAAAAGATCAAGACGGACGCGAGCCAGTCCTTCGTGCGTCACCTCCCAATCGGGCCCGTCCTCGCCGTCATGCCGTGGAACTTCCCGTACTGGCAGGTTTTCCGCTTTGCCGCACCAGCGCTTATGGCGGGCAATGTCGGCCTCTTGAAGCACGCCTCGAATGTATGGCGCTGCGCCCTCAATATCGAGGATGTGTTCCGGGAAGCAGGCTTTCCGGATGGCTGCTTCCAGACACTGCTTATCGGCTCGGATGACGTCGAGAATGTTCTGCGTGACCGGCGCGTACGTGCAGCGACGCTGACCGGTTCTGGTCCGGCAGGCGCTTCTGTCGCCTCGATATCCGGAGACGAGATCAAGCCGACCGTGCTGGAGCTTGGCGGCACCGATGCGTTCATTGTTATGCCATCGGCCGATATCGAAAGCGCCGTCGAGACCGCCATCGATGCCCGCGTACAGAACAATGGCCAGTCCTGCATCGCGGCCAAGCGCTTCTTCGTGCATGAAGACATTTATGACGAGTTCCGCGACCGCTTCGTGGAAGGAATGAAAGCCCTCAAGATTGGCGATCCTCTGGCAGACGATACGAAGATCGGGCCGCTCGCCATGAAGTCACTTCGCGATGACCTCGCCGAACAGGTCGACAAGTCAGTCGCAGCAGGCGCCAAACCCTTACTCGAGACACCGTCACTACCGGACAAGGGCTGGTGGTACGCCCCGCAGATCCTCGATGAAGCTCCGGAAAGCGCACCTGCAGCCCACGAGGAAATGTTCGGCCCCGTCGCCTCCCTCTGGAAGGTTTCCAGCCTTTCGCAGGCCATCGACCGCGCAAATGACAGCCCTTTCGGCCTCGGCTCGTCCATTTGCACGACGGAGAAGACAGAGATCGAAACAGCAATACGGGATCTCGATGCTGGCTCGACTTTCGTGAATGCAAAGGTCGCAAGCGATCCGCGCCTGCCATTCGGCGGCGTGAAGTCATCAGGGTATGGCCGCGAACTCGCCAGCGATGGCATTCGCGCCTTCATTCATCGCAAAACCGTGTCTATCGCCTGA
- a CDS encoding peptide MFS transporter — translation MFSVLLSLLAVPPLGFTMWQLRKHPKGLYILFFAEMWERFSYYGMRALLIFYLTWHFLFESSFSLTLYGAYVALVYLGPLLGGWLADKYIGFRKAVTFGAILLVAGHGLMGLHGPAATETLNVDGTVYELERPEYSETRDRFIVIDGEEIAIDGFVQPEEGSTTRIVTFQQDGAETTLTGTLEEERNPLFATILFAALALIVAGVGFLKPNISTCVGALYDQGDRRRDSGFTLYYMGINLGSFLSGIFCALAAATLGWWAGFGLAAVGMLAGLLVFVWGQGWLEGRADPPADVDLKTPVFAGLNREWLVYAAGLGFALAAFFLLQIASIMTLAMHVVFLVVTLGIVIYMLIKLESDTRNAMIGLLILTVSSVLFWALFDQGPTSLNLFAAAHVDNQVGGEPFPAPILQSANPLYIMYFAPLIAVLWTWLGNRGIEPNSFIKFGLAMVQIGAGFFVLNLGIQTAVPDTDGALRISVLFIMLMYLLHTTGEIFLSPVGLSAVTKLSAKQIVGFMMGYWFLASSYANVIAAGIAQATQVPEGAPAEESLAAYNAVYLQLGGAAVGLGVVLILLSPWLRNLTKHAERSHGPGDKERRAEVDPSGVSMDRTQS, via the coding sequence ATGTTTTCTGTTCTATTGTCGCTGCTGGCGGTGCCGCCACTCGGTTTCACGATGTGGCAGCTCAGGAAACATCCCAAGGGTCTCTACATCCTGTTCTTCGCAGAGATGTGGGAGCGTTTTTCCTATTACGGGATGCGCGCGCTCCTCATCTTCTATCTCACCTGGCACTTCCTGTTCGAAAGCAGCTTCTCGCTGACACTCTATGGCGCCTATGTGGCGCTGGTCTATCTCGGGCCTCTCCTCGGCGGCTGGCTTGCTGACAAGTATATCGGGTTCAGGAAGGCTGTGACCTTCGGTGCGATCCTGCTTGTGGCAGGTCACGGCTTGATGGGCCTGCACGGTCCGGCAGCGACTGAGACGCTCAATGTTGACGGCACCGTCTATGAGCTGGAGCGCCCGGAATACAGCGAGACGCGCGACCGTTTCATCGTCATCGACGGCGAGGAAATCGCCATTGATGGCTTCGTGCAGCCTGAAGAAGGCTCGACGACACGCATTGTCACCTTCCAGCAGGACGGCGCTGAAACGACGCTCACCGGTACGCTTGAAGAAGAGCGTAACCCGCTTTTCGCGACCATCCTGTTTGCCGCTCTCGCGCTGATCGTGGCCGGTGTTGGCTTCCTCAAGCCGAACATCTCGACCTGCGTTGGGGCCCTCTATGACCAGGGTGACCGCCGGCGCGATTCGGGCTTCACGCTTTACTATATGGGCATCAATCTCGGCTCATTCCTGTCGGGTATCTTCTGTGCACTTGCTGCCGCGACGCTCGGCTGGTGGGCAGGCTTTGGTCTTGCCGCTGTCGGCATGCTGGCTGGCCTCCTCGTCTTCGTCTGGGGCCAGGGCTGGCTGGAAGGCCGCGCAGATCCGCCGGCAGATGTCGACCTGAAGACCCCGGTGTTTGCAGGCCTCAACCGCGAATGGCTGGTCTATGCGGCAGGTCTTGGCTTTGCGCTCGCAGCTTTCTTCCTGCTGCAGATTGCCAGCATCATGACACTCGCCATGCACGTCGTTTTCCTCGTCGTGACGCTCGGTATTGTCATCTATATGCTCATCAAGCTGGAGTCCGACACCCGGAATGCGATGATCGGCCTCCTCATACTGACGGTGTCGTCGGTTCTGTTCTGGGCGCTCTTCGACCAAGGGCCGACATCGCTGAACCTCTTCGCAGCGGCGCACGTCGACAACCAGGTTGGGGGCGAGCCTTTCCCGGCGCCGATCCTTCAATCAGCCAACCCGCTCTACATTATGTATTTTGCTCCGCTGATCGCGGTTCTCTGGACCTGGCTCGGCAATCGCGGGATTGAGCCGAACAGCTTCATCAAGTTCGGTCTCGCCATGGTGCAGATTGGTGCAGGTTTCTTCGTGCTCAATCTGGGCATCCAGACCGCTGTGCCGGACACCGACGGTGCGCTTCGCATCTCGGTGCTGTTCATCATGCTGATGTACCTGCTTCACACGACGGGTGAGATCTTCCTGTCGCCCGTTGGCCTCTCTGCTGTGACCAAGCTGTCGGCCAAGCAGATCGTCGGCTTCATGATGGGCTACTGGTTCCTCGCTTCCTCTTACGCGAACGTGATCGCAGCGGGTATCGCCCAAGCGACACAAGTACCTGAAGGCGCACCAGCTGAAGAAAGCCTTGCAGCATACAACGCGGTTTACCTTCAACTCGGCGGCGCGGCCGTCGGTCTCGGTGTTGTACTGATCCTGCTCAGCCCATGGCTTCGCAACCTGACCAAGCATGCAGAGCGCAGCCACGGCCCAGGCGACAAGGAACGCCGCGCCGAAGTGGATCCGTCTGGTGTCTCAATGGACCGGACGCAAAGCTAG
- a CDS encoding 16S rRNA (uracil(1498)-N(3))-methyltransferase: MSSVPRLFIDAGLSSGEKVSLSDNQANYILRVMRLGEGAPVRVFNGRDGEWIAAVVPESGKRASIVPERQTRPQVETPDLTLFFAPLKKARTDFVVEKACELGVRRIQPVMTERTQSSRVRRDRLQSVVIEAAEQTERMDVPEVFDDVSLQDALQDWPAEKPLYYCDEAGDARPMREVLTGAVGNAAGILIGPEGGFSPKERDWLRKIEHIQPVTLGPRILRAETAVVAALTLWQSCVGDWQEHPYLPETENG; the protein is encoded by the coding sequence ATGAGTTCCGTTCCCAGACTGTTCATCGACGCAGGCCTGTCTTCCGGAGAGAAGGTCTCGCTTAGCGACAATCAGGCAAACTATATCCTGCGGGTCATGCGGCTAGGTGAAGGCGCGCCTGTGCGGGTCTTCAACGGGCGCGACGGCGAGTGGATTGCCGCCGTTGTTCCGGAAAGCGGCAAGCGGGCGTCTATTGTCCCTGAGAGGCAGACGAGGCCGCAGGTCGAGACGCCGGATCTCACGCTTTTCTTCGCGCCGCTGAAAAAGGCGAGGACCGATTTCGTTGTCGAGAAGGCTTGTGAACTTGGCGTGCGACGTATCCAGCCCGTGATGACCGAGCGTACCCAGTCGAGCCGCGTACGCCGCGACAGGCTGCAGTCGGTTGTCATCGAAGCAGCTGAGCAGACAGAGCGGATGGATGTGCCGGAGGTCTTTGACGATGTGTCGCTTCAGGACGCGCTTCAGGACTGGCCGGCCGAAAAGCCGCTCTATTATTGCGATGAGGCTGGCGATGCGCGGCCGATGCGCGAGGTACTGACGGGCGCGGTTGGCAATGCAGCGGGTATTCTCATCGGACCTGAGGGTGGTTTCTCTCCGAAGGAACGCGATTGGCTCCGGAAAATTGAGCATATTCAACCGGTAACGCTCGGTCCTCGTATCCTCAGGGCAGAGACGGCGGTGGTCGCTGCGCTCACCCTGTGGCAATCTTGTGTTGGCGACTGGCAGGAACATCCCTATCTGCCTGAAACCGAAAACGGCTAG
- a CDS encoding DsbA family oxidoreductase: protein MTKLTIEMVSDLVCPWCWLGLRRIRSAIDLVDDVDVELIFRPFELDPTIPQGGVNYRDYMASKFGPETEDNRWASMREALVQYGEEEGIPFNFGELRHRPNSFDAHRLVRWAQGQGKGIEAKEALFSAYFEQARDIGDHEVLADIGESIGLDREIITGLLDSDADAQATRDEENLFREMGIGGVPTYIAMRRIAVQGAESAEKLAKFLSASAKQMPQQRSYG, encoded by the coding sequence ATGACCAAGCTAACCATAGAAATGGTATCGGACCTCGTCTGCCCGTGGTGCTGGTTGGGCCTCCGGCGCATCCGCAGCGCAATCGACCTCGTCGATGATGTCGATGTTGAGCTGATCTTCCGGCCCTTCGAACTCGATCCGACCATTCCGCAAGGCGGCGTCAATTACCGTGACTACATGGCCAGCAAGTTCGGCCCCGAGACAGAAGACAATCGCTGGGCCTCCATGCGCGAAGCGCTCGTCCAGTATGGCGAAGAAGAAGGCATTCCGTTCAATTTCGGTGAGCTTCGGCACAGGCCGAACAGCTTCGACGCGCACCGCCTCGTTCGCTGGGCACAGGGCCAGGGCAAAGGCATCGAGGCCAAGGAAGCGCTCTTCTCTGCCTATTTCGAACAAGCCCGTGATATCGGTGACCATGAGGTACTTGCCGACATAGGCGAGTCGATTGGCCTCGACCGCGAGATTATCACTGGCCTGCTCGACTCTGACGCTGATGCCCAAGCGACCCGCGACGAGGAAAACCTTTTCCGCGAAATGGGGATTGGCGGCGTGCCGACTTACATCGCCATGCGCCGTATTGCCGTCCAGGGCGCCGAGAGCGCAGAGAAGCTTGCGAAATTCCTGAGTGCGTCGGCGAAACAGATGCCGCAACAACGCAGCTACGGCTAG
- the tldD gene encoding metalloprotease TldD: MLETDLPFDRSEATRILAEACEGADDGDIYVQRARSESFMFDDGRLKSAAFDTSQGFGLRVVAAEASGNAHAGELTLDAIRRAAQTASAAKRGYSGSLAAGPVPTNRKLYQPIDPTEAPGFTVKTGLLAEIDAWVRARDPRVVQVSVSLAGSHQEIDILRPAGETFHDVRPLVRLNIAVTLEKNGRRESATSGAGGRAEYEEWIKPERWQAMAERALRKAEINLDSIPAPAGEMEVVLGPGWPAVLLHEAVGHGLEGDFNRKQTSVYSGKIGQQVAAKGVTVVDDGTLDARRGSLSFDDEGTPTQRNVLIEDGILKGYMQDRQNARLMGMAPTGNGRRESYDAGIMPRMTNTVMLGGKDDPDEIVKSIKRGIWAVDFGGGQVDITSGNFVFQCTEAYLVENGEVIAPVKNATLIGHGPTALNKVSMIGNDFAMDDGVGTCGKAGQSVPVGVGQPTLKVDALTVGGAG; the protein is encoded by the coding sequence ATGCTTGAAACAGATCTTCCGTTCGACCGCTCAGAAGCGACCCGTATCCTGGCAGAGGCCTGCGAAGGGGCTGATGACGGCGACATCTATGTCCAGCGCGCGCGCTCTGAAAGCTTCATGTTCGACGATGGCCGGCTGAAGTCTGCTGCCTTCGATACATCGCAGGGGTTCGGCCTGAGGGTGGTCGCCGCAGAAGCCAGCGGCAATGCACATGCTGGCGAACTGACGCTCGACGCGATTCGCCGCGCTGCGCAGACTGCCTCGGCGGCCAAGCGCGGCTACTCTGGCTCCCTCGCAGCAGGGCCAGTTCCGACGAACCGAAAGCTCTACCAGCCTATCGACCCGACGGAAGCGCCCGGCTTCACGGTGAAGACCGGCCTGCTCGCCGAAATCGACGCCTGGGTTCGCGCGAGAGACCCACGCGTCGTTCAGGTGTCGGTCTCTCTCGCTGGCAGTCATCAGGAAATCGATATCCTGCGGCCTGCGGGTGAAACCTTCCATGACGTCCGCCCCCTCGTCCGCCTGAACATCGCTGTCACCCTGGAAAAGAATGGTCGCCGCGAATCGGCGACGTCTGGTGCGGGCGGCCGCGCCGAATATGAAGAGTGGATCAAACCGGAGCGCTGGCAGGCAATGGCTGAACGCGCGCTTCGAAAGGCGGAAATAAACCTCGATTCTATCCCTGCTCCTGCAGGCGAGATGGAAGTCGTCCTCGGCCCGGGTTGGCCAGCCGTGCTGCTGCACGAAGCTGTTGGCCACGGCCTTGAAGGCGACTTTAATCGCAAACAGACCAGCGTCTATTCCGGCAAGATCGGCCAACAGGTTGCGGCCAAGGGGGTCACCGTCGTCGATGACGGCACGCTCGATGCGCGGCGCGGGTCACTCTCTTTCGATGATGAAGGCACGCCAACCCAGCGCAACGTCCTTATCGAGGACGGCATCCTGAAAGGCTACATGCAGGACCGCCAGAACGCCCGCCTGATGGGCATGGCGCCCACGGGCAATGGACGTCGCGAAAGCTATGACGCTGGCATCATGCCGCGTATGACAAATACAGTCATGCTTGGCGGCAAGGATGATCCGGACGAGATCGTCAAATCCATCAAGCGTGGTATCTGGGCTGTCGACTTCGGCGGTGGCCAGGTCGACATCACGTCAGGCAATTTCGTATTCCAGTGCACCGAAGCCTATCTCGTCGAGAATGGCGAGGTGATCGCACCGGTGAAGAACGCGACCCTGATCGGCCACGGCCCGACAGCACTCAACAAAGTGTCCATGATCGGCAATGACTTCGCCATGGATGACGGTGTCGGCACCTGCGGCAAGGCCGGGCAGAGCGTCCCGGTTGGCGTCGGCCAGCCGACGCTCAAAGTCGATGCGCTTACAGTGGGCGGTGCAGGCTAG